TGCTTGATCTGGGCGCGCGCATGCGCTGCGCCTGCCCGGTAGAACTCGCCGTCGCGCAGCAATGCGCGCTTGCGCTCGGCGTGCGACATGCCATCGTGATCCTTCTTGTCCATATGTTCTCCTCGTTGAGCCTCGCGCGATGGCAAGCAGGATGCCTTACATCAGCGTTTCACGATCGTTGCGCAATTCCTTCATGGTTTCAGGGAAAGCCAGCTTGCCCTGCTTGAGCATCGAAAGTCCCTTGCCCACCAGGATCGCGGTAATGACGGCAAACACCAGAAACATCACCAGCAGGATCTTCCAGCCCATTTCGTCCCAGGCCAGCGCCACGATGGTCGCGGTGCCGTAGGCCAGGGCGAACCAGGTCGCCAGCACCGCCGTGGCGAAGATGGCGATCAGTTCGATCACATGGT
The genomic region above belongs to Massilia forsythiae and contains:
- a CDS encoding phage holin family protein, with the protein product MEKQDTVVHSPGLIGGITGLAKNLFGLVVSRVELAALELSEVRNHVIELIAIFATAVLATWFALAYGTATIVALAWDEMGWKILLVMFLVFAVITAILVGKGLSMLKQGKLAFPETMKELRNDRETLM